A window of Stenotrophomonas indicatrix genomic DNA:
TGGCCGATCTGGACCATCTGGGACAGCTGGTACGCGAAGGCGTGGCGTACGCGCGCAGCAGCCATGTGGCCAGTGGTGAGCCGGTGGCAATGGATCTGGCGGCATTCCTGTCCAGCGTGGTCGGCGATTACCAGGACGTGGGCAAGCCAGTCAGTGGTGGCGCCCCGAGCGGCCTGATCGTGCAGACGTGGCCGCAACCACTGCGGCGGGTGGTCGGCAATCTGGTCGACAACGCTTTGCGCTATGCCGGGAGCGCGGAGATTGATGCCGGTCGCGACGAGGTGGGCAGGGTGTGGATTCGGATTTCCGATCGTGGCCCCGGTATTCCCGAAGACCAGCTGCAGGCGGTATTGGCGCCCTTCCATCGGCTGGAAAGCTCACGCAACCGGGATACCGGCGGTACCGGGCTCGGTCTGGCCATCGCCGTGCAGCTGGCGCAATCGCTCGGTGGTTCTCTACGGCTGCACAATCGCGAGGGCGGCGGTTTGCAGGCGCTGTTGCAGTTACCGGCCTGAAGTCTGGCGGGGCAGGCCATCCACGCATGGCGTGGATCTACTGCATCGTCACCGCCTTCATGACACGCTGCGGCCATGAAGGAAAGCACGCAATGACCGCAGGACGGCAGCGCTCGATGTGGGTGGCCGGCCTGTCCACGGTGGTGGAGTGGTACGACTTCACCCTGTACCTGTACTTCGCCACGGTGCTGTCGCGGGTGTTCTTCGGCGGTGGCGAAGAGGCGATGCTGGTCACCCTGGCCGGCTTCGCGGTGTCCTACCTGATGCGTCCGCTCGGTGCGCTGTGCTTCGGCCACCTGGGTGACCGGCTCGGCCGGCGCTGGATGCTGCTGGCCTCGATGGCACTGATGGCCGCGGCCATGCTGGCCACCGCGTTGCTGCCGACCGCGGCCACCGCCGGTGCGACTGCTGGCGTGCTGTTGCTGATCCTGCGCTGCGTGATGGCCTTCTCCGTGGGCGGCGAATACACCGGCGTGGTCGCCTATCTTCTGGAAAGCGCGCCGGCGCGACGACGTGGCCTGGTCACCTCGCTGGCCTCGGCGGCCAGCGAAGTGGGCGCGTTGCTGGCGGTGGCGATCTCCGCGCTCACCGTGGCCCTGCTGCCTGCGCCGCAGCTGGACAGCTGGGGCTGGCGGATCCCGTTCTTCTTCGGCGCGGCGCTGGCACTGGTGATCCTGATCGCGCGTTCGGGCATGCACGAATCGCCGGAGTTCGAACGGCAGCGGCGCGAAGGCAGCATTCCGGCTACGCCGCTGCGGCACGTGCTGCGCAACCATCCTGGTGCGGTGGCGCGCACGTTCGCGATTTCCGCACTGGGTTCGATCACCTACTACGTGGGCATTACGTATGTGCCGGCGTTCCTGCACGCGCAGGGGCACGATGAAGGTGGTGCGCTGTGGCTGTCGACGATTGCGGCGGTGGCGGTGATCGCGATCACCCCGCTGTGCGGGGCGCTGTCCGATCGCTTCGGGCGGCGTCCGCTGCTGCTGGGGCTGACGGTGCTGGCGGCGCTGCTGCCGCTGTCGATGTTCGGCTGGATGGCCTCTGCTGCGCCGTTGGGCATCGTGCTGGCAGCGGTGAGCCTGGCCTGTGTGGCCGGCGGTATCAGTGCGGTGGCGGCACCGGCCACGGCCGAGCAGTTCCCCGGCGAGGGCCGGGTCAGTGGGCTGGCGCTGGGGGTGACCATGGCCACCGCAGTGTTCGGCGGGGCGACGCCGTGGTTGGCGCAATGGTGGGTGGAACGCAGCGGTTGGGCGGCGGCGCCGGGGGCGATGATCGCGCTGGTGGCGGTGCTGGTGCTGCCGGTGCTGTGGACGCTGCCGGAGACCGTGCCGAAGACCCGCCCCGTGTCCCGGGGCGGGCAGTGAGCGCTTAGACCTTCAGGGTCTGCTCGATGTCGGCCAGCACCGCGGCCGCATCCACGCCGATGGCGATGGACTGCAGGACATGGCCGTCCCACACGCTGGGGCCGAAGCCCATGCCTTCCGGCTTGGGAATGGTCATGCCACGGGCGACGCCGTCGGTGGCCACACGCACGCTGGCGCGCTCGAACTGGAACAGCTCCGGGCGGGTCAGGGCGATGCAGGCGCAGCAGTCATGCACGACCATGCCCTTGTGGCCGGCCTGCAGATAGAAGTCGACGTAGTCCTGCGACAGGGCGCGCACAAGTTCGGCATCGGCGCCGCCGATCGCGGCCAGCTTGTCCAGGCCGTCGCGGTTCATCTCGACGCGGGTGGTCACGTCCAGACCGATCGCGGTGACCGGCCAGTGGGCGGTGAACACGATGTCGGCCGCTTCCGCGTCGCCCCAGATGTTGGCCTCGGCCGCCGGGGTGATGTTGCCGTTGACGTGGAACGCACCGCCCATCAGTACCACGCCACGCACCAGGCCGGCGATGTCCGGGGCCTGCTGCAGGGCCAGCGCCAGGTTGGTCATGCGGCCGACCGCCACCAGGGTCACTTCGCCCGGATGGGCGCGCACCAGGTCGATGATCAGCTGGTGCGCGGGACGGCTGTCGGCGGTTGCGTCCAGCGCTTCCGGCACCGGGTGGTTGCCCAGGCCGTTGTGGCCATGGATGTGCACCGGCCAGGCTTCCGGGGTGGCTTCGGGCTGCAGCGGGCCGTCGGCGCCGCGCGCGACCGGCGCGGACAGGCCCCAGGCCTGCTTCAGGTACAGCGCGTTGTGGGTGGTCGACTCCACCGAGGCATTGCCGAAGGTGGTGGTGACGCCGATCAGGTCGATCTGCGGGTGCTTGTGCAGGTACAGCAGAGCCAGCGCGTCGTCGACGCCCGGGTCGGTATCGAAAATGACTTTCAGCATGTTGTTGTTCTTCTTCTTCCGTCTGGTGCAGGGGGGCCGGCGGCCCCGAGGGCAGGCCGGCGCGCCCCACATTGTCCCATCTTCATGACAAGCAGGGCGAACCGGCAGCGGTGGTATCGTCTGCGGGCCCGAACCCGTCGCAAGGAGCTGCGCCATGCTGGCTGTGACCCTCGTCCTGATTGCCCTGGTGCTGGGGCTCAACCTGGTGGCCAGTTTCGTGGTGCTGGGCCGCGATGACCTTCCCGCCAGCAGCCGCGCCGGGCAGCTGCTGGTGGTGTGGCTGCTGCCGCTGGTCGGCGCGATCCTGTGCATGGCGATGGCAACCGCCGATGGTTCGCCCGCGCGCGCCGATGGCAGCAGCGGTGGACCGGCTGATTTCTCCGGGGGCTATTCCGGGGACAGCAACAGCCACCACAGCTACAGCAGTTCCGACTGCAGCAGTGGCGACAGCGGTGGGGGCGGAGACGGCGGCAGCTGCGGCGGCGGCGATTGAGGAGAGATTCCAAGTTGCCGGCCAGCGGCCGGCACTACCGTGACCGGGCCTCGCCGGGGTAGTGCCGGCCGCTGGCCGGCAATCCCATGAGCTCAGCTTCCGCCTTCGGTCGGCAACGGCGCAGGCACGTTCAACAATCCGCCGCTGGCCACATACGCAGCCAAGGCCTGGCCCTGGCTGAGCAGGTGGCGTTCCATCGTGCGTTCGGCGGCTGCAGCATCGCGCTGGCGGAAGCAGTCCATCAGTTCGCGGTGTTCGGCCAGCGACTGTGCGGTGCGGCCCGGCGCCAGCAGCTGGCGGCCGCGATGCATCTTCAGGATGCGGTGCAGGTCGTGGGTGATGCGGATCAGCCACGGGTTGCCGGCGTAATGCTGCACTGTCTCGTGGATGAGGTAGTTGTTGCGGTAGTACTCGGCGATGTTGCCCTCGGTGGCGGCCGCTTCCATCGCCGCGTGCAGGTCCTCCAGCTGCTGCACGCCTGCGTCATCGATGTGCTTGACCGCTTCATGCGCACATCGGCCTTCCAGCATCGCCATCACCGGGAACAGCTGGTTGAGGTCTTCCAGGGTCAGCCGGGTTACCCGTGCGCCGCGGCCGGCATCGATCTGCACCAGGCCTTCGGCGGCGAGCAGCTTCAACGCTTCGCGCAGGGGCGTACGGCTGATGGCCAGTTCCTCGCACAGCGCCGGCTCGTCGATCCACTCGCCCGGCGGCAGGCGGTAGTCGTAGATCCGCTCGCGCACGTGTTCTGCCACCTCCTCATACAGAGGGGCGCGCTTCTTCGGGGGACGCGGAGCGGGAGCGATGGTCATGCGGAAAGTGTAACGCCAGGTAGTGCCTGCCGCTGGCCGGCAACCCGTGACCGATCGACGGATCCACGAGGTTGCCGGCCCGCGACCGGCACTACCGCAGGCATTTACATCCAGCCCGGCACCACGAACACCAGCCACGCCAGCAGCGGGCCGAATGCCACCACCAGGCCGCTGTAGACCAGGAAGCGGCGGAACAGCGTTTCGCGTTCTTCCTTCGCGGCCGAGGCCACCACCAGTGCGCCGTTGGTCGAGAACGGACTGACATCGACGATGGTGGAGGAAACGGCCAGCGCGCAGATCACGCCAGCGGCACTGAGATGGCCCTGCATCAGGAATGGCACGGCCAGCGGAATGGTGGCACCCAGCACCGCCGCCGACGAGGCGAATGCGGAGACGATGCCGCCCACGTAGCAGACCAGCAGCGCGCCCAGCAGCGGGATGCCGATGCTGGAGACGCCGTGGCCGATGAAGTCCACGGCACCGGCATGTTCCAGCACGCCGATGTAGGTGACCACGCCGCAGATCAGCAGCACGGTGGACCAGCTGATGCCGTCCACCGCACCCTTCTGGCTCTGCGGCGACAGCAGGGCCAGCACCACTGCAACGGTGATCGAAACCAGGCCGACGTTGAGGTTGTAGATCAGCGCGGCCACACCCAGGCCGAGCAGGCCGATCAGGGTGAACAAGCGCTCGCGGGTCAGGCCCACCGCATCCAGTGCCACCGGATCGTTGGACAGGGTGCCACCACCGGCTGCGACCAGCGCACCGTGGCCTTCGATGGCGAACTGCCGCGACGAAGCCTGCGGGCCGCCGGCCATCGCCAGCTCCGCGTTGCCCACCGTGCCCGCCGCAGTGATCGAACCGCGACGCAGCAGCGCGATGCCTCCGAAGGCGAAGAAGCAGATCGTGGCCATCATGAAGTTGAAGCCGAGGCTGGTCAGGAACACCGCCATTTCGGTGACTTCCAGCCCGGCCTTCTGCACCACGCCATTGGTGATGCTGCCGTACACGCTGATCGGCGAGAAGCCACCCGCCTGCGCGCCATGGATCACCAGCAGGCCCATCATCAACGGATTGATGTTGTACTGCTTGGCAAAGCGCAGCGCGACCGGGCCGATGATCGCAACCGCGGCCGGGCCCAGCGCGCCGAAGGCGGTCAGCACGGCGGTGATCACGAACATCACCCACGGGATGGCCACGATATGGCCGCGTACCGCTTTCACCGCCCAGTGCACCAGCAGGTCGATGGTGCCGTTCTTCTGCGCGATCGCGAACAGGTAGGTGATGCCGACCAGGGTCAGGAACAGGTCGCCCGGGAAGCCGGCGAGAACCTCCTTGCCCCCCATGTCGACCCAGAGCCCGCCGACGATGAAGGCCAGTGCGAAGGCGACGGCGCCCATGTTGATCGGCATCGCGGTGGCGACGATGAACATGATCACCAGACCGATGATCGTTGCAATTTGTGGAGTCATGCGCCCTCCCAGACACCTGATTCGCGTGTTGCACGGATGGAAGCCCGCCATCCCGGGGTATGGCCTGTTACGTACTGCGCGTTACGTACTGCTCAAACCCGTTACTGCAGCCGCTGCAGCGCGCTGCGGACCCACGCCGCCGCGCCGTCCAGGCTCTGGAATTCCTCGATCGCGCGTACCTCGCAGCACCGATAGGCCGGCGCGATCATGCGTGCCAGTGCGTTGCCCGGGCCCAGCTGCAGGAACACCCGCGCGCCGCGCTCGAAGGCCTGGCGCATCACCTGTGCCCATTCGATGGTCTGTGCCAGCTGCGCGGACAGCGTGTGCACCACCGCTGCGGTGTCGCGCACCGGCCGTGCGTCGATGCCGGCCAGCAACGGCAGGCGCGGCGCGTGCAACGTGGTGGCCTGCAGTGCGGCGGCAAACGGTGTGACCGCCGCCGACAGCAGTGGCGTATGCGCCGGCACATGTACCGGCAGCACGCGCACCTCGGCACCCTGTGCGTGCGCGGCAGCGGCCAGCGCACGCAGTGCCGGCAGCGTGCCGCCAACGATGAAATGATCTGTGCCGTTGGCGATCGCCACGTGCGTGCCGTGGATTTCGCACAGCGTCTGCACCGTCTGTCGATCCAGCCCCAGCATCGCCTGCATTCCGGCATCGACCGGACTGACGGCGTCCATGAATCGTGCACGCTGCGCCGACAGGGACAGGCAGGTGGTCACGTCGAAACTATCGGCGATGGCATGTGCCGCCAGTTCGCCGATGCTGTACCCGGCCACCACGATCGGGTCCGGCACGGCGCCGCGCAGGGCATGCCAGTGCGCGATGCTGGCGGCGCACAGTAGCGGCTGCGCCTGCGCGTTGTCGAAGCGGTCGTCGGCGGCCGCAGCCGCGAACACATCGCGCCCCAGCGCGTCGCTCGCCGCATCCAGTACCGCGCGTGCAGCGGCCATGCCGCGCACATGGTCGAACATCGCCGGATGCTGCGCACCCTGTCCGGGGCAGAGCAGGGCCAGGCTCATGCGCCCTCCTGCTGCAGCAGGAACCAGGCGCAGGCCAGCAGATCGGCACTGCCACCCGGGCTGAGCCGACGCCTCACGAACGCATTTCCGATGGACTGCAGGCGCACGCGCCAGTCCGGCGCGAAGGCGCCACCGGCGGAAAGGAATGTGGCCGCTTGTTGTTGCGCCCAGCGCAGGCCCTCGCTACCGCCGCGATGCAGCAGGTTCAGATCGTCCACCTGTGCCACCAGCTGCATCAGCGTCTGGCACAACGCGGCGTCGCGCGGCAGGCCGCTGTCCAGCGCATGGCGCAGGGCAGGCAGGGCCAGCTCGCGCAGCACCGGGTAGCCGGCGGCAGCCTGTTCGCGTACGCCGCAGACCCCATGACGCGCACGTGCGCGCTGTCCCGGGCTGTGCGGGTCCAGCGGCGCAGCGATGAGTGCGTCTTTCCACTGCTGAACCGCCAGGCACACCTGCGCGCCCGGCACGGCATGGTCATGCACGCGCCTGCGCTCAGCAGCGGCGGCCACCAGCAGGCCAAGGCTGAAGATCGCACCGCGATGGGTGTTGATGCCGGCGGTGGCGGCCAGCATGGCCGCTTCAGCGGCAATACCGTGATCGCGCAGCACCGTGAAGGGGGCGCCGGCGGCACCGGCCCTGGCCACTGCCGTGAAGTAGTGGCGCAGGGCGAACAGACTGCGCAGGAAAGTGCCGGCATCCATGTCGTCATGGCTGCCGCTGTCGAACGGTGTGACCAGGCCCGGCTTCGGGGCGCACGCCAGTTCGGCGTGCAGGCTGGCAATGGCCAGCCGTCCCAGGCGTGCGCTGTCGACCACCGCGTCGCGTGCCAACAACGGCTTCGGGGCGGCGATCATGCGATCGCCTCGCGCGTGGCGAACAGTGCATCACGCGCTTCCAATGCG
This region includes:
- a CDS encoding GntR family transcriptional regulator, translated to MTIAPAPRPPKKRAPLYEEVAEHVRERIYDYRLPPGEWIDEPALCEELAISRTPLREALKLLAAEGLVQIDAGRGARVTRLTLEDLNQLFPVMAMLEGRCAHEAVKHIDDAGVQQLEDLHAAMEAAATEGNIAEYYRNNYLIHETVQHYAGNPWLIRITHDLHRILKMHRGRQLLAPGRTAQSLAEHRELMDCFRQRDAAAAERTMERHLLSQGQALAAYVASGGLLNVPAPLPTEGGS
- a CDS encoding nucleoside hydrolase, which gives rise to MLKVIFDTDPGVDDALALLYLHKHPQIDLIGVTTTFGNASVESTTHNALYLKQAWGLSAPVARGADGPLQPEATPEAWPVHIHGHNGLGNHPVPEALDATADSRPAHQLIIDLVRAHPGEVTLVAVGRMTNLALALQQAPDIAGLVRGVVLMGGAFHVNGNITPAAEANIWGDAEAADIVFTAHWPVTAIGLDVTTRVEMNRDGLDKLAAIGGADAELVRALSQDYVDFYLQAGHKGMVVHDCCACIALTRPELFQFERASVRVATDGVARGMTIPKPEGMGFGPSVWDGHVLQSIAIGVDAAAVLADIEQTLKV
- a CDS encoding SLC13 family permease, which produces MTPQIATIIGLVIMFIVATAMPINMGAVAFALAFIVGGLWVDMGGKEVLAGFPGDLFLTLVGITYLFAIAQKNGTIDLLVHWAVKAVRGHIVAIPWVMFVITAVLTAFGALGPAAVAIIGPVALRFAKQYNINPLMMGLLVIHGAQAGGFSPISVYGSITNGVVQKAGLEVTEMAVFLTSLGFNFMMATICFFAFGGIALLRRGSITAAGTVGNAELAMAGGPQASSRQFAIEGHGALVAAGGGTLSNDPVALDAVGLTRERLFTLIGLLGLGVAALIYNLNVGLVSITVAVVLALLSPQSQKGAVDGISWSTVLLICGVVTYIGVLEHAGAVDFIGHGVSSIGIPLLGALLVCYVGGIVSAFASSAAVLGATIPLAVPFLMQGHLSAAGVICALAVSSTIVDVSPFSTNGALVVASAAKEERETLFRRFLVYSGLVVAFGPLLAWLVFVVPGWM
- the mdcH gene encoding malonate decarboxylase subunit epsilon, with product MSLALLCPGQGAQHPAMFDHVRGMAAARAVLDAASDALGRDVFAAAAADDRFDNAQAQPLLCAASIAHWHALRGAVPDPIVVAGYSIGELAAHAIADSFDVTTCLSLSAQRARFMDAVSPVDAGMQAMLGLDRQTVQTLCEIHGTHVAIANGTDHFIVGGTLPALRALAAAAHAQGAEVRVLPVHVPAHTPLLSAAVTPFAAALQATTLHAPRLPLLAGIDARPVRDTAAVVHTLSAQLAQTIEWAQVMRQAFERGARVFLQLGPGNALARMIAPAYRCCEVRAIEEFQSLDGAAAWVRSALQRLQ
- a CDS encoding MFS transporter, whose protein sequence is MTAGRQRSMWVAGLSTVVEWYDFTLYLYFATVLSRVFFGGGEEAMLVTLAGFAVSYLMRPLGALCFGHLGDRLGRRWMLLASMALMAAAMLATALLPTAATAGATAGVLLLILRCVMAFSVGGEYTGVVAYLLESAPARRRGLVTSLASAASEVGALLAVAISALTVALLPAPQLDSWGWRIPFFFGAALALVILIARSGMHESPEFERQRREGSIPATPLRHVLRNHPGAVARTFAISALGSITYYVGITYVPAFLHAQGHDEGGALWLSTIAAVAVIAITPLCGALSDRFGRRPLLLGLTVLAALLPLSMFGWMASAAPLGIVLAAVSLACVAGGISAVAAPATAEQFPGEGRVSGLALGVTMATAVFGGATPWLAQWWVERSGWAAAPGAMIALVAVLVLPVLWTLPETVPKTRPVSRGGQ
- the mdcB gene encoding triphosphoribosyl-dephospho-CoA synthase MdcB; this encodes MIAAPKPLLARDAVVDSARLGRLAIASLHAELACAPKPGLVTPFDSGSHDDMDAGTFLRSLFALRHYFTAVARAGAAGAPFTVLRDHGIAAEAAMLAATAGINTHRGAIFSLGLLVAAAAERRRVHDHAVPGAQVCLAVQQWKDALIAAPLDPHSPGQRARARHGVCGVREQAAAGYPVLRELALPALRHALDSGLPRDAALCQTLMQLVAQVDDLNLLHRGGSEGLRWAQQQAATFLSAGGAFAPDWRVRLQSIGNAFVRRRLSPGGSADLLACAWFLLQQEGA